A section of the Bacillus sp. HSf4 genome encodes:
- a CDS encoding magnesium transporter CorA family protein, with protein MRVFQGDGWTWYQLGPHEKAEAQGLIRSDHWPGCRKWFQGVPSTNINCLDLNVAAKDREALYGSYIYDQEPEEEQDRSAFHFYLTKNYFFTMNLDFSVFAEVSLQRLHEQLMRCHDAAEAFLVLLGELMRVYLHELEHFEVQLEKLRWGFHHDNNKSIIELIHQRRHELLIMRSLILSMKKIGMGIKEAFLSKDFAAIEQRRTFCRIDRGIDLIKEYANEINYLLHSEEVVTSHRGNEIFKALTIFTTIFTPMTAFGALWGMNFEVMPELSLKYGYLFSLILIFLSTVLVYLYLKKKGWTGDLLKDKKRKDGF; from the coding sequence ATGAGAGTATTTCAGGGAGATGGCTGGACATGGTATCAGCTTGGCCCTCACGAAAAGGCAGAGGCACAAGGGCTGATTCGATCCGATCACTGGCCGGGATGCCGGAAATGGTTTCAAGGCGTTCCTTCAACCAATATCAATTGCTTGGATCTCAATGTTGCAGCCAAAGACAGGGAAGCCCTTTACGGTTCTTATATTTATGATCAGGAACCAGAAGAGGAGCAGGACCGCTCAGCTTTTCATTTTTATTTAACAAAAAACTATTTTTTCACGATGAATTTAGATTTCTCCGTTTTCGCAGAGGTCAGCCTCCAGCGATTGCATGAACAATTGATGAGATGTCATGATGCAGCAGAAGCGTTTTTAGTGTTACTGGGGGAATTAATGAGAGTGTATTTGCATGAGCTTGAGCACTTTGAAGTGCAGCTTGAAAAATTAAGATGGGGATTTCACCATGATAATAACAAAAGCATCATTGAACTCATTCATCAGCGGCGCCATGAGCTGTTGATCATGAGAAGCTTGATTTTATCTATGAAAAAAATCGGAATGGGCATCAAAGAAGCATTTTTATCAAAGGATTTCGCTGCCATTGAACAACGCCGCACCTTTTGCAGGATCGACAGAGGCATTGATTTGATCAAAGAATATGCAAATGAAATCAATTATTTGCTTCATTCCGAAGAAGTGGTGACTTCCCATCGTGGGAATGAGATCTTTAAAGCTCTGACAATCTTTACGACGATCTTTACACCGATGACGGCATTCGGCGCTCTTTGGGGGATGAACTTTGAAGTCATGCCTGAACTATCATTAAAATACGGCTACTTGTTTTCGCTGATTCTGATTTTTTTATCGACCGTTCTTGTCTATTTATATTTGAAAAAGAAGGGCTGGACAGGTGATTTATTAAAAGACAAAAAAAGAAAGGACGGCTTTTAA
- a CDS encoding manganese-dependent inorganic pyrophosphatase has product MSKVLIFGHKNPDTDTICSAIAYAELKKELGLDAEPVRLGEINGETEYALEKFNAEVPRLVETVANETDSVILVDHNERQQSADDLDKVRVLEVIDHHRIANFETSDPLYYRAEPVGCTATILKKLYKENGVEIKKDIAGLMLSAIISDSLLFKSPTCTDEDVQAAKELAEIAGVEAESYGLDMLKAGADLSAKTIPQLLSLDAKEFTMGSHKVEIAQVNTVDTNDVLSRKEEVDAELSKVVAEKGLDLFVFVVTDILTNDSVVVASGQAAQAVEKAFNVTLTDNTATLKGVVSRKKQIVPPLTDALK; this is encoded by the coding sequence ATGAGTAAAGTACTTATTTTCGGGCACAAAAATCCGGATACGGATACGATTTGTTCAGCGATTGCATACGCGGAATTGAAAAAAGAGCTCGGCTTGGACGCAGAACCTGTCCGCCTGGGCGAAATCAACGGTGAAACCGAATATGCGCTTGAGAAATTCAATGCGGAAGTTCCCCGCCTTGTCGAAACTGTTGCAAATGAAACAGACAGTGTCATTTTGGTTGACCATAACGAACGCCAGCAGAGCGCAGATGACCTCGATAAGGTTCGCGTGCTTGAAGTCATTGACCATCACCGGATTGCCAATTTTGAAACAAGCGATCCGTTATATTATCGTGCAGAGCCTGTTGGATGTACGGCGACGATCTTGAAAAAGCTGTACAAAGAAAACGGTGTGGAGATCAAAAAGGATATTGCCGGCCTCATGCTGTCAGCGATCATTTCAGACTCCCTCTTATTTAAATCTCCGACTTGCACAGATGAAGATGTCCAAGCGGCAAAAGAACTGGCTGAAATCGCCGGCGTTGAGGCTGAAAGCTATGGACTGGACATGCTGAAAGCGGGCGCCGATCTGAGCGCCAAAACGATTCCTCAGCTTCTATCGCTTGATGCGAAGGAATTTACGATGGGAAGCCATAAAGTGGAGATTGCCCAAGTCAATACCGTCGACACAAACGATGTCCTTTCCCGTAAAGAGGAAGTGGATGCAGAGCTTTCAAAAGTGGTTGCGGAAAAAGGGCTGGATTTATTTGTATTCGTCGTGACAGACATTTTGACAAACGACTCTGTCGTCGTCGCTTCAGGACAAGCTGCACAAGCAGTAGAAAAAGCGTTTAATGTCACATTGACAGACAACACAGCGACGCTGAAAGGCGTTGTATCACGTAAAAAACAAATTGTTCCGCCGCTTACGGATGCATTGAAATAA
- a CDS encoding ATP-dependent Clp protease proteolytic subunit, with amino-acid sequence MNTIPYVIEKTAAGERSYDIFSRLLKDRIIMIGSEFSDDLANRVTAQLLFLSAEDDEKDISIYINSPGGSTSAGYAILDTMEYVKPDIRTICVGMAASMGAILLAGGTKGKRYALKNSEIMIHQPLGGVKGQATDMEISARRIIKLKEKIQLFFHERTGQPIEKLKADMERDYFMDADEAKAYGIIDDIL; translated from the coding sequence ATGAACACCATTCCTTATGTTATTGAAAAAACAGCGGCGGGAGAAAGGTCATACGATATTTTTTCAAGGCTTCTCAAGGATCGCATCATTATGATCGGCTCGGAATTTTCGGATGACCTGGCCAATCGCGTCACCGCCCAGCTGCTGTTTTTGTCAGCGGAGGATGATGAAAAGGATATTTCGATTTACATCAACAGCCCGGGAGGCTCAACATCGGCCGGCTATGCAATATTGGACACGATGGAATATGTGAAGCCGGACATCCGCACCATTTGTGTGGGAATGGCGGCTTCCATGGGAGCGATCCTCTTGGCGGGCGGAACGAAAGGGAAAAGGTATGCCCTTAAAAACAGCGAAATCATGATCCATCAGCCGCTCGGCGGTGTTAAAGGGCAGGCGACCGACATGGAGATTTCGGCAAGGCGGATCATCAAGCTGAAGGAAAAAATACAGCTGTTTTTCCATGAGCGGACGGGTCAGCCTATTGAAAAGTTAAAAGCCGACATGGAACGCGACTATTTTATGGATGCGGATGAAGCGAAGGCATACGGCATCATTGATGACATCCTGTAA
- a CDS encoding manganese catalase family protein, whose protein sequence is MFKHTKVLQYPAKPERPDPVFAKKMQEILGGQYGEISVAMQYLFQGWNTRGNEKYKDLIMDTAAEEIGHVEMIATMIARLLEDAPVYEQEEAAEDPVIGSIMSGMNPHHAIVSGLGAMPENSTGVPWNAGYIVASGNLLADLRANVNAESQGRLQVARLYEMTDDKGVKDMLGFLLARDTMHQNQWLAAIRELEEKEGVIVPGTVPTEYEKEEFAHTLYNFSDGEKSAQFDWLKENAPDGRKFQYESAPVAYGDQPDLKPAPKQSHNTPDYGE, encoded by the coding sequence TTGTTCAAACATACGAAGGTTCTGCAATACCCGGCTAAGCCTGAAAGGCCGGACCCTGTCTTTGCAAAGAAAATGCAGGAGATTCTCGGCGGCCAATACGGCGAAATTTCCGTTGCGATGCAGTATTTGTTCCAGGGCTGGAATACGAGGGGAAATGAAAAATACAAAGACTTAATCATGGATACCGCTGCTGAAGAAATCGGGCATGTCGAAATGATTGCGACGATGATTGCACGCCTGCTTGAAGATGCCCCCGTTTATGAACAGGAGGAAGCGGCCGAAGATCCTGTGATCGGTTCAATCATGAGCGGCATGAACCCGCATCATGCGATCGTTTCGGGTCTCGGGGCCATGCCGGAAAACAGCACGGGCGTTCCATGGAATGCAGGGTATATTGTGGCGAGCGGCAATCTTCTTGCCGACCTCCGTGCAAATGTCAATGCAGAATCACAAGGCCGCCTGCAGGTCGCCAGGCTCTATGAGATGACGGATGACAAGGGTGTAAAAGATATGCTCGGCTTTCTTTTGGCAAGAGATACAATGCACCAAAATCAATGGCTGGCTGCGATCAGGGAATTGGAAGAAAAAGAAGGTGTCATTGTGCCGGGCACGGTTCCAACAGAATATGAGAAGGAAGAATTTGCACACACTTTATACAATTTTTCAGATGGAGAAAAAAGCGCACAGTTTGATTGGCTGAAAGAGAATGCACCGGACGGGAGGAAATTTCAATATGAGAGCGCTCCGGTCGCTTACGGAGATCAACCGGACCTGAAACCTGCTCCAAAACAAAGCCACAATACGCCTGACTATGGAGAATAA
- a CDS encoding undecaprenyl-diphosphatase, which produces MNYELFNAIHNLSHHSNILDNLMIFITEKAIYLYALALLAIWLFGGRAYKKSVLQAGFTGVLGLAANYLITLIYFEPRPFVAHHVNVLIHHAADASFPSDHTTGALAISIAFWLIHRKIGSLMIAFGLLTGFSRIWVGHHYPLDVLGSILVAIFVSLIVLKFSKHLNPLFHWIISFYNTIVQQLRKAIFR; this is translated from the coding sequence GTGAACTACGAATTATTCAACGCAATCCATAATCTATCACACCACAGCAATATTCTCGACAATCTGATGATTTTCATTACGGAAAAAGCGATTTACCTGTACGCGCTGGCGCTGTTGGCGATTTGGCTTTTCGGAGGCCGCGCTTATAAAAAAAGCGTTCTTCAGGCGGGATTTACAGGCGTTTTAGGCTTGGCAGCCAATTACCTGATCACCTTGATATATTTTGAGCCGCGACCTTTCGTCGCTCACCATGTCAACGTATTGATCCACCACGCTGCTGATGCGTCCTTCCCGAGTGACCATACGACGGGAGCATTGGCGATTTCGATCGCATTCTGGCTCATTCACCGTAAAATCGGGAGCTTGATGATCGCTTTTGGTTTATTGACGGGCTTCTCCCGCATCTGGGTGGGGCACCATTATCCGCTTGATGTTTTAGGAAGCATATTGGTAGCTATATTCGTCTCACTGATTGTACTCAAATTTTCCAAACATTTAAATCCGCTTTTCCATTGGATCATTTCCTTCTACAATACGATCGTGCAGCAATTAAGAAAAGCGATCTTCAGATAG
- a CDS encoding P-II family nitrogen regulator — translation MSGQMYKVEIVTRPTNFEKLKTELAKIGVTSITFYNVHGCGLQKGHTELYRGVKRESNVYERLKVEIVVSKVPVEKVAETAQNVLKTGEPGDGKIFIYEIKNTINIRTGEEGPDAL, via the coding sequence ATGAGCGGTCAAATGTACAAAGTGGAAATTGTAACTCGTCCTACAAACTTTGAAAAGCTGAAAACGGAGCTGGCCAAAATCGGAGTCACTTCAATTACGTTTTATAATGTCCACGGCTGCGGTCTGCAAAAAGGACATACAGAGCTATACCGCGGCGTCAAACGCGAAAGCAATGTATATGAAAGGTTAAAAGTCGAAATCGTCGTCAGCAAGGTGCCCGTCGAAAAAGTGGCCGAGACGGCGCAAAACGTCCTGAAAACCGGAGAGCCCGGAGACGGCAAAATCTTCATATACGAAATCAAAAACACCATCAACATCCGTACAGGCGAAGAAGGTCCTGACGCTTTATAA
- a CDS encoding CBS domain-containing protein, with amino-acid sequence MKLKDIMTTAVECCEPSASVTEIAGKMRDQEVGSIPVCENETLLGIVSDRDIVIRCVAENAIDASAEDVMSTEMVTGHSDMSAEEASDLMAKHQIRRLPIVEEGRLEGIVALGDLSVTNAADEKAGKALSDISKPA; translated from the coding sequence ATGAAACTGAAGGATATCATGACAACCGCTGTTGAATGCTGTGAACCATCTGCATCCGTAACAGAAATCGCAGGCAAAATGCGTGATCAAGAGGTTGGTTCAATCCCTGTTTGCGAAAATGAAACATTGTTGGGGATCGTTTCAGACCGTGATATTGTGATCAGATGTGTAGCAGAAAACGCCATCGATGCATCGGCCGAAGATGTGATGAGCACTGAAATGGTCACAGGCCATTCTGACATGTCGGCTGAGGAAGCCAGTGATCTGATGGCAAAACACCAAATTCGCAGACTGCCCATTGTTGAAGAGGGACGCTTGGAAGGGATTGTCGCGTTGGGCGATCTTTCCGTAACAAATGCTGCGGATGAGAAAGCCGGGAAGGCATTAAGCGACATTTCAAAGCCCGCTTGA
- a CDS encoding DUF2071 domain-containing protein, translated as MTITTTSHRPFPLPKGSWIMAQTWNDVLFAHWPVEPAAIRGKVPAALELETFNGKAWIGILPFLLTDLRARFLPPIPGISRFPEVNVRTYVTYQGVPGVYFFSLDAGSRLAALSARHFFHLPYFHADIAFNKEDSRIRFFSRRSDAKAVFHTSYGPLSDPFSAQKGTLEYWLTERYRLYTAHNRRIYYEDIHHSQWTLQEAEAEFHQNTAAAASDLVLPHTAPLLHYAKKQHVLFWALQGV; from the coding sequence ATGACGATCACAACTACTTCACATCGGCCCTTTCCGCTCCCGAAAGGGTCCTGGATAATGGCACAGACGTGGAACGATGTATTGTTCGCTCATTGGCCTGTTGAACCTGCGGCCATTCGCGGGAAAGTACCGGCGGCCTTGGAGCTGGAGACGTTTAACGGAAAGGCTTGGATCGGCATTCTGCCTTTTCTGCTGACAGATCTGCGGGCCCGCTTTTTGCCGCCCATCCCTGGCATCAGCAGATTTCCTGAGGTGAATGTCCGAACATATGTCACATATCAAGGTGTACCAGGCGTTTATTTTTTCAGTCTTGATGCCGGATCACGCTTAGCCGCCTTGAGCGCGAGGCATTTTTTCCATTTGCCGTATTTTCACGCAGACATTGCCTTTAACAAAGAAGACAGCCGGATTCGATTCTTCAGCAGAAGGTCTGATGCAAAAGCGGTCTTTCACACCAGCTATGGTCCGCTGTCAGATCCCTTCAGCGCCCAAAAAGGAACGCTCGAATACTGGCTGACGGAAAGATACCGGCTGTACACTGCACACAATCGCCGGATCTACTATGAAGACATCCACCATTCACAATGGACGCTTCAAGAGGCCGAAGCAGAATTTCACCAAAATACAGCGGCGGCAGCGAGCGATCTCGTATTGCCTCATACCGCCCCGCTCCTTCATTACGCTAAAAAGCAGCACGTCTTATTTTGGGCGCTTCAAGGGGTTTAG
- a CDS encoding GNAT family protein, giving the protein MVELKYFEYSDFSQLMKWIDSPEFLLQWGGPAFDYPLNDAQLGKYIENANSDHSETLAYKVIDGDTGDVIGHISLGKIDRKNKSARVGKVLVGDQNARGKGIGQQMIKKILRIAFDELHLHRVSLGVFDFNVSAIACYEKAGFMKEGLLRDSAKNGDEYWSAWEMSILKHEWLKKKNE; this is encoded by the coding sequence ATGGTTGAACTAAAATATTTTGAGTATTCCGATTTCAGTCAACTGATGAAATGGATTGATTCACCGGAATTTTTACTTCAATGGGGAGGACCGGCGTTTGATTATCCCTTGAATGATGCTCAACTAGGAAAATATATCGAAAATGCAAACAGTGATCACTCAGAAACATTAGCTTATAAAGTAATTGATGGTGACACCGGTGATGTGATTGGGCATATCTCTTTAGGGAAAATTGACCGAAAAAACAAATCTGCAAGGGTGGGAAAAGTATTAGTCGGTGATCAAAATGCAAGAGGCAAAGGAATAGGTCAGCAAATGATCAAGAAAATCCTTCGTATTGCATTTGATGAACTTCATTTACACAGAGTCAGTCTAGGGGTATTTGACTTCAATGTTTCAGCTATCGCCTGTTACGAAAAAGCGGGATTTATGAAAGAGGGTTTGCTAAGAGATTCAGCAAAAAATGGTGATGAATACTGGAGTGCTTGGGAAATGAGCATTTTAAAACATGAGTGGTTGAAAAAGAAAAATGAATAG
- a CDS encoding MFS transporter: protein MKQTEAIWTRDFIMVVLINLFIFVYFYALMTVLPVYAMQELGGSESEGGLLISGFMLSAIFARPFSGAVIERFGKKRMALVSVILFTLSSFLYIVIQDIYVLLGLRFFQGIWFSIITTVTSAIAADLIPAARRGEGLGYFAMSMNMAVVIGPFIALNLLDKISFTALFALFSIIVTIGIVCTALIRIPKGNDRTSAVFKLSFSNMFEKGALRIATVGLFVSFCYSSVISFISVYAKSLGLIEASSYFFIVFAVAMMATRPFTGKLYDKVGPGVVIYPSIIMFSIGLCLLAFTNSSAMLLVSGAVIGMGYGSITPCLQTLAIQASPKHRSGYATATYFTLFDSGIAVGSFVFGLVVTQTEFSSIYLFSGVFVLVNLFLYTWSRKPALLKEKRNVSIAD, encoded by the coding sequence GTGAAACAAACTGAAGCGATTTGGACGAGAGATTTCATCATGGTTGTCCTGATCAATTTATTTATATTTGTCTATTTTTATGCACTCATGACAGTGCTGCCCGTCTATGCAATGCAGGAGCTCGGCGGCAGCGAGTCGGAAGGAGGCCTCTTGATCAGCGGATTTATGCTGTCAGCGATTTTTGCCAGGCCGTTTTCGGGCGCGGTGATCGAGCGGTTCGGGAAAAAAAGAATGGCGCTTGTCAGCGTGATATTATTCACGCTCTCTTCTTTCCTCTACATCGTCATTCAAGATATTTACGTATTGCTGGGACTCCGTTTTTTCCAGGGGATCTGGTTCAGCATCATCACCACGGTCACGAGTGCAATCGCGGCGGATTTGATTCCGGCGGCGCGCCGCGGGGAAGGGCTCGGCTACTTTGCGATGTCCATGAACATGGCGGTCGTCATCGGTCCGTTTATCGCCCTGAACCTGCTTGATAAGATAAGCTTCACTGCACTGTTTGCTTTGTTTTCAATCATCGTCACCATCGGAATCGTCTGTACCGCGCTCATCCGGATTCCTAAAGGAAATGACAGAACCTCCGCCGTTTTCAAATTGTCTTTTTCCAATATGTTTGAAAAAGGCGCACTGCGGATCGCTACGGTCGGGTTGTTCGTCTCTTTTTGCTATTCGAGCGTGATCTCGTTTATCTCTGTTTATGCAAAATCCCTCGGGCTGATTGAAGCGAGCAGCTATTTCTTTATCGTATTTGCCGTGGCCATGATGGCGACGCGTCCCTTCACCGGAAAATTGTATGATAAGGTCGGCCCCGGGGTCGTCATTTACCCGTCCATCATCATGTTCAGCATCGGGCTTTGCCTGCTGGCTTTTACAAACAGCAGTGCGATGCTTTTGGTTTCCGGTGCTGTTATCGGCATGGGCTATGGTTCCATCACCCCCTGCCTGCAGACGCTTGCCATCCAGGCTTCTCCGAAGCATAGAAGCGGCTATGCGACGGCCACATACTTCACCCTTTTCGATTCAGGGATCGCAGTCGGCTCCTTCGTGTTCGGCCTTGTTGTTACACAAACCGAATTTTCAAGCATCTATTTATTCTCGGGGGTTTTCGTGCTCGTCAACCTGTTCCTCTATACTTGGAGCCGAAAGCCTGCGTTACTGAAGGAAAAAAGAAATGTATCCATTGCGGATTGA
- a CDS encoding hemolysin family protein has translation MEVLKLIAVAVLIALTGFFVAVEFAIVKVRRTKIDQLVIQKKRGALAAKEVTSHLDEYLSACQLGITVTALGLGWLGEPTMQSLLHPLLTALGLNEPATHILSFLFAFLSVTYLNVVIGELAPKTVAIQKAEIVTLLFSKPMTWFYRIMFPFIWLLNHSARMITGIIGVKPAGEHELAYTEEELRTLLSESYQSGEINQNEWRYVNNIFKFDERMAKEIMVPRNEMNVLSLEDGIQNVKRLIKQTKHTRFPIMQKDKDHIVGMINIKELLLAELAGEFTMEAEQLKPYIHSVIYAIETVPVYKLFVKMQKEQIHMAVLLDEYGGTSGLVTIEDIVEEIVGDIRDEFDTEEVSDIRKLKEDYYIMSAKVLVKDVNDLLGIHLTDDEIDTIGGWFLTQNIESRPGTEIESEGYLFKVKEMDGRRIVWIEVTKAA, from the coding sequence TTGGAAGTTTTGAAGCTGATCGCTGTAGCCGTTTTAATTGCTTTGACGGGATTTTTCGTGGCGGTTGAATTTGCCATCGTTAAGGTCAGACGAACAAAGATCGACCAATTGGTCATCCAGAAAAAAAGGGGCGCGCTTGCTGCCAAAGAAGTCACCTCACACCTTGATGAATATTTGTCAGCCTGTCAGCTCGGCATCACAGTGACGGCGCTCGGTCTCGGCTGGCTTGGTGAGCCGACGATGCAAAGCTTATTGCATCCCCTTTTGACTGCACTCGGTTTGAATGAGCCGGCGACGCATATTCTTTCATTTCTTTTCGCTTTTTTATCCGTCACTTACTTGAACGTCGTCATTGGAGAACTGGCGCCTAAAACCGTTGCCATTCAAAAAGCCGAGATCGTGACACTTCTGTTTTCTAAACCAATGACTTGGTTTTATCGAATCATGTTTCCGTTTATATGGCTGCTCAATCATTCGGCCCGCATGATCACCGGCATTATCGGAGTGAAGCCGGCCGGAGAACATGAGCTGGCCTACACGGAGGAAGAACTGAGAACACTCCTGTCAGAGAGTTATCAAAGCGGAGAGATCAACCAAAATGAATGGAGATATGTGAACAATATTTTCAAATTTGATGAGCGAATGGCTAAGGAAATCATGGTGCCGAGAAATGAAATGAACGTCTTATCCCTGGAAGACGGGATACAAAACGTGAAACGGCTGATCAAACAAACCAAGCATACCCGTTTCCCCATCATGCAAAAGGACAAAGACCACATTGTCGGAATGATCAATATAAAAGAACTGCTTCTGGCGGAGCTTGCAGGCGAGTTCACTATGGAAGCCGAGCAGCTAAAACCTTATATCCATTCCGTCATCTACGCCATTGAAACTGTTCCCGTGTACAAGCTGTTCGTTAAAATGCAGAAAGAACAAATCCACATGGCGGTTCTTTTGGATGAATACGGCGGAACATCAGGCCTGGTGACCATCGAGGATATTGTGGAGGAAATTGTCGGTGATATTCGTGATGAATTTGATACAGAGGAAGTATCCGATATTCGCAAACTCAAAGAAGATTATTACATCATGAGCGCCAAGGTACTGGTCAAGGATGTAAACGATCTGCTTGGGATTCATTTAACTGATGATGAAATCGATACAATCGGCGGCTGGTTTCTCACACAAAACATCGAAAGCAGGCCCGGAACCGAAATCGAAAGTGAAGGGTACCTTTTTAAAGTGAAAGAAATGGACGGCCGTCGGATCGTGTGGATTGAAGTGACAAAAGCGGCATGA
- a CDS encoding MarR family transcriptional regulator — translation MEHINRMIIHQLNQSARMISKKTNEQLESCGLYGAQWSILYCLHTFGPMTQKDIWTYLHVEAPTVTRTVKRLEQNGWVQRLQGEDKREKVVKMTEEAIIQYDGIQAKMKDFEEDMLSVFDDQDKETFQRLLKRFIDGNKKEM, via the coding sequence ATGGAGCATATCAATCGAATGATCATTCACCAGTTAAATCAAAGCGCACGGATGATTTCCAAAAAAACGAATGAACAGCTTGAATCATGCGGCCTCTATGGCGCTCAATGGTCAATACTGTATTGCCTTCATACCTTCGGCCCGATGACGCAAAAAGACATATGGACGTATCTGCATGTAGAGGCGCCGACTGTGACCAGGACCGTCAAACGCCTTGAGCAAAACGGCTGGGTGCAAAGACTACAGGGCGAGGATAAAAGGGAAAAAGTCGTCAAAATGACGGAAGAAGCCATCATTCAATACGATGGCATACAAGCGAAAATGAAGGATTTCGAAGAGGATATGCTGTCCGTATTTGATGATCAAGATAAAGAAACATTCCAGCGTTTATTAAAGCGATTTATAGATGGAAACAAGAAGGAGATGTAG
- a CDS encoding ammonium transporter gives MQMGDTVFMFFCALLVWLMTPGIALFYGGLVRSKNVLSTVMHSLSSIAIVSLIWILFGYSLAFAPGNPLIGGLEWIGLHGVGFDPNPDYSETIPHTLYMMFQLTFAVLTTAIISGSFAERMRFPAFILFSVLWVVFVYSPVAHWVWGGGWLAELGAIDFAGGNVVHITSGVAGLIVAIALGKRKNISDTAPHNLLLTLLGAALIWFGWFGFNVGSALTIDEVAMTAFINTNTAAAAGLIGWVLAEWLINKKPTMLGAVSGAIAGLVAITPGAGFVTPFSSVCIGLIGGAVCFWGVFFLKEKFGYDDALDAFGLHGIGGTWGGIATGLFATTSVNPAGADGLFYGNVSLLWKQLIAIGATYLFVAIVTYAIIKVVGIIFTLRASEDEETLGLDLTMHGEKAYQD, from the coding sequence ATGCAGATGGGGGATACAGTATTTATGTTCTTTTGCGCGCTGCTCGTGTGGCTGATGACGCCGGGCATCGCTTTATTTTACGGAGGCCTGGTCAGAAGCAAAAATGTGCTGAGCACTGTCATGCACAGCTTATCATCGATTGCCATCGTCTCACTGATATGGATTCTATTCGGATATTCTCTCGCTTTTGCTCCGGGAAACCCTTTGATCGGCGGCTTGGAATGGATCGGTTTACACGGAGTCGGATTTGATCCGAATCCAGATTACTCGGAAACGATCCCGCATACGCTCTATATGATGTTCCAGTTGACGTTTGCCGTTCTGACGACGGCGATTATTTCCGGAAGCTTCGCTGAACGGATGCGCTTTCCGGCCTTCATCCTTTTTTCCGTGCTGTGGGTCGTGTTCGTCTACTCTCCTGTCGCCCATTGGGTATGGGGCGGCGGCTGGCTTGCCGAGCTCGGAGCGATCGACTTCGCCGGAGGAAACGTCGTTCATATCACATCAGGTGTCGCCGGCCTGATCGTCGCGATCGCGCTTGGCAAACGAAAAAATATCAGCGACACCGCGCCTCATAACCTGCTTTTGACATTGCTGGGCGCTGCGCTGATCTGGTTTGGATGGTTCGGTTTTAACGTCGGAAGCGCATTGACGATTGATGAGGTCGCCATGACGGCTTTTATCAACACCAATACAGCGGCGGCCGCGGGCTTGATCGGCTGGGTTTTGGCGGAATGGCTGATCAATAAAAAACCGACAATGCTCGGAGCCGTTTCGGGAGCGATCGCCGGACTTGTGGCGATTACGCCGGGTGCAGGGTTTGTCACGCCTTTTTCATCCGTCTGCATCGGCTTGATCGGCGGAGCCGTCTGTTTTTGGGGTGTGTTTTTCCTAAAAGAAAAATTCGGTTATGATGACGCACTTGACGCCTTCGGGCTTCATGGCATCGGCGGAACCTGGGGCGGGATTGCGACAGGCCTGTTTGCCACAACTTCAGTCAATCCGGCGGGAGCCGACGGACTTTTCTACGGAAATGTCAGCCTGCTGTGGAAACAACTGATTGCCATTGGTGCAACATATTTGTTTGTCGCAATCGTGACTTACGCTATTATTAAGGTAGTCGGTATCATCTTTACACTCCGTGCCTCAGAGGATGAGGAGACGCTCGGCCTTGATCTGACGATGCACGGCGAAAAAGCGTATCAAGATTAA
- the spoIIID gene encoding sporulation transcriptional regulator SpoIIID codes for MHDYIKERTIKIGKYIVETKKTVRVIAKEFGVSKSTVHKDLTERLPEINPDLANEVKEILDYHKSIRHLRGGEATKLKYKKEEILEREPVQ; via the coding sequence GTGCACGATTACATCAAAGAGCGAACAATCAAGATAGGGAAGTACATCGTGGAGACGAAAAAAACGGTTCGTGTGATAGCGAAGGAGTTTGGTGTTTCCAAAAGTACCGTTCACAAGGATTTGACAGAAAGGCTGCCTGAAATTAATCCTGATTTAGCCAATGAAGTAAAAGAAATTCTTGATTATCATAAATCAATCAGACATTTGCGGGGCGGAGAAGCGACGAAACTGAAATATAAAAAAGAGGAAATCCTTGAAAGGGAGCCTGTCCAGTAA